From one Halothece sp. PCC 7418 genomic stretch:
- the era gene encoding GTPase Era → MIDSLGQIPVAPPNFKSGFVGLIGRPNVGKSTLMNELIGEKVAITSPVAQTTRNRLRGILTTETAQMIFVDTPGIHKPHHELGKVIVKNAQSTIEAVDLILLVVDASSPAGGGDRYIVELLKKSKVPVLVGLNKSDLGNEEKRGKNLATYRELLKDQPWELIQFSALTGVGLDSLQEKLRERLEIGPYYYPPDLVSDQPERLVMAELIREQILRETREEIPHSVAIIIDQITEEKNLTTIRATINVERASQKGILIGKKGTMLKKIGTAARAEMQKIIAGKVYLELFVRVQAKWRESARQVAEFGYFQEN, encoded by the coding sequence ATGATCGATAGCTTAGGACAAATTCCAGTTGCCCCCCCTAATTTTAAGTCTGGTTTTGTGGGTTTAATTGGGCGACCCAATGTCGGAAAATCAACCTTGATGAATGAATTAATCGGAGAAAAAGTCGCCATTACCTCACCCGTTGCACAAACGACCCGGAATCGCTTACGGGGGATTTTAACTACGGAAACAGCACAGATGATTTTTGTGGATACTCCAGGCATTCACAAACCTCATCATGAATTAGGAAAAGTCATTGTGAAAAATGCTCAAAGTACCATTGAAGCCGTGGATTTAATTTTATTGGTGGTTGATGCTTCGAGTCCCGCTGGTGGGGGAGATCGCTACATTGTTGAGTTATTGAAAAAAAGCAAAGTGCCAGTGTTAGTAGGATTAAATAAAAGTGATTTAGGGAATGAGGAAAAAAGGGGAAAAAATCTTGCTACCTATAGGGAACTCTTAAAGGATCAACCCTGGGAGTTAATTCAATTCTCAGCTTTGACAGGGGTGGGCTTAGACTCCTTACAGGAAAAACTCAGAGAACGATTAGAAATCGGTCCTTATTACTATCCCCCCGACTTAGTCAGTGATCAACCAGAACGGTTAGTGATGGCGGAGTTAATTCGTGAGCAAATTTTACGAGAAACACGGGAAGAAATTCCCCATTCTGTAGCAATTATAATTGACCAAATTACAGAAGAAAAAAATCTGACGACGATTCGAGCCACAATCAATGTGGAACGCGCTTCGCAAAAAGGAATTTTAATTGGAAAAAAAGGGACAATGCTCAAAAAAATCGGGACAGCAGCCCGAGCGGAAATGCAAAAGATTATTGCAGGGAAAGTTTATTTGGAATTGTTTGTTCGGGTCCAAGCGAAATGGCGGGAGTCGGCGAGACAAGTGGCGGAATTTGGGTATTTTCAAGAAAATTAA
- a CDS encoding YbhN family protein — protein MVKYLRWLILGVTLFFLIQTFQQHWQDVIEVEFNLSQVKYSAIALLVTLFAHIWSGLVWASILKFLHQPAALSWVLPVYLQTNLAKYIPGNVWHFYGRIRAMQTAGANLDTATLITLLEPLLMATAAVLIAMITLLHKGLMMAQNPFYDVFPFLFVATILIAIHPRFLNPLLSLAGRFKKKSVGQESPKIKDYPWLPLGGEIGFVILRGSGFIVTIAGFSALTLEDFPLLLGVFSLSWFFGLVIPSPGGIGVFESSAIALLNSTFPPAILLSSLALFRLLSLSAEILAGALAWGFTVTSNQ, from the coding sequence ATGGTGAAATATTTACGTTGGTTAATTCTGGGAGTAACGCTTTTTTTCTTGATTCAAACGTTTCAACAACATTGGCAAGATGTCATTGAAGTTGAGTTTAATCTTTCCCAAGTTAAGTATAGCGCGATCGCGCTCTTGGTGACTCTCTTTGCTCATATTTGGTCTGGTCTGGTTTGGGCAAGTATTTTAAAGTTTTTACACCAACCAGCTGCTCTGTCTTGGGTCTTACCTGTCTATTTACAAACGAATTTAGCCAAATATATTCCAGGTAATGTCTGGCATTTTTATGGGCGTATTCGAGCGATGCAAACTGCAGGGGCGAATCTAGACACCGCTACTTTAATCACTCTTTTAGAACCGCTTTTAATGGCAACAGCAGCCGTTTTAATTGCCATGATCACGCTTCTCCACAAGGGATTAATGATGGCGCAAAATCCCTTTTATGATGTCTTTCCTTTTCTCTTTGTTGCCACAATTTTAATCGCGATTCATCCCCGTTTCCTCAATCCCCTCCTAAGTTTAGCAGGACGCTTCAAGAAGAAATCTGTTGGTCAAGAGTCTCCTAAAATCAAAGACTATCCTTGGCTTCCTCTTGGTGGCGAAATCGGTTTTGTGATTTTGCGGGGGAGTGGTTTCATTGTCACTATAGCTGGTTTTAGTGCTTTAACTCTTGAAGACTTCCCCTTACTCTTGGGTGTATTTAGTCTCTCTTGGTTTTTTGGCTTAGTGATTCCCTCCCCTGGTGGAATTGGGGTTTTTGAAAGTAGCGCGATCGCGCTGTTAAATTCCACTTTTCCTCCTGCGATTCTTCTCAGCAGTCTCGCCCTCTTTCGCTTGTTGAGTCTCAGTGCAGAAATCTTAGCGGGCGCGTTGGCGTGGGGGTTTACAGTGACCAGTAATCAGTGA
- a CDS encoding DUF3084 domain-containing protein codes for MMTSALVLIAAILLLGGLLAALGDYLGTKVGKARLRMFHLRPRQTATLVTIFTGTLIAASTLGILFATSESLRKGIFRLDEYLNRLQDARDELAEAVQEKEIVKQELAKAQQGLDQVNRKFQITQQELTTVSQNVKQLNQQLSALKQEREKLLEQRKRLEQEIIKKDEELARQKEQLQVTEERLENLKNQRQKLQTEIKKQDQRIAELDQNIQTRDEVLQFQEEEVTELETQLVKLQEKIQALEQYYQNYQALRRGNVALGKGEVLALRVVQINDLEEMETVINQMLRQANRNAIQATQPGNENFQEQVLVITQSQIKRLKEILKDGQEYVVQIVTAGNYLSGEKKIRVFTDVIPNQQVFQKGELIASLSLSPQEVQQGELSGRINLLLAASRFRARRSGVVGKIFVGESNVEVIRFIEELETLNQPYNQINAIAAQKTDTAGPLQLKLRVMQDDKVILSH; via the coding sequence ATGATGACCAGTGCGCTTGTTTTAATTGCAGCCATTTTACTGCTAGGTGGCTTACTCGCTGCACTGGGAGATTATTTAGGAACAAAAGTGGGAAAAGCTCGGTTGCGAATGTTCCATTTACGTCCTCGTCAAACCGCCACCTTGGTGACAATTTTTACGGGAACGTTAATTGCAGCAAGTACGCTGGGAATTTTATTTGCAACCAGCGAATCGTTACGGAAAGGAATCTTTCGTTTAGATGAATATTTAAATCGTTTACAAGACGCTCGTGATGAGTTAGCAGAAGCCGTTCAAGAGAAAGAAATTGTTAAGCAAGAATTAGCGAAAGCTCAACAAGGATTAGATCAAGTTAATCGGAAGTTTCAAATAACACAACAAGAATTAACGACGGTCTCACAAAATGTTAAACAACTAAACCAACAACTATCAGCTTTGAAGCAGGAACGAGAAAAATTATTAGAACAACGGAAAAGATTGGAACAAGAAATTATTAAAAAAGATGAAGAATTAGCTCGCCAAAAAGAGCAATTGCAAGTGACAGAAGAACGCTTAGAAAATTTAAAAAATCAAAGACAAAAACTACAAACAGAAATAAAAAAACAAGATCAGCGAATTGCGGAATTAGATCAAAATATTCAGACGCGAGACGAGGTTTTACAATTCCAAGAAGAAGAAGTGACTGAGCTAGAAACTCAACTGGTAAAATTGCAAGAAAAAATCCAAGCTCTAGAACAATATTATCAAAATTATCAAGCTCTGCGACGGGGAAATGTCGCGTTAGGAAAAGGAGAAGTCCTCGCTCTGAGAGTGGTACAAATTAATGATTTAGAAGAAATGGAAACCGTCATTAATCAAATGCTTCGTCAAGCCAATCGCAACGCAATTCAAGCAACACAACCAGGGAATGAAAATTTTCAAGAACAAGTTTTAGTGATCACTCAATCGCAAATTAAGCGCCTCAAAGAAATTTTGAAAGATGGTCAGGAGTACGTGGTTCAAATTGTTACCGCCGGTAATTATTTAAGTGGTGAGAAAAAAATTCGCGTGTTTACAGATGTTATTCCAAATCAACAAGTCTTTCAAAAAGGTGAACTGATTGCATCTCTCTCTCTCAGTCCACAAGAAGTTCAACAGGGAGAGTTATCGGGACGGATTAATTTATTATTAGCAGCCTCTCGATTTCGAGCGCGTCGATCAGGGGTCGTCGGAAAAATTTTTGTGGGGGAAAGCAATGTCGAAGTGATTCGATTTATAGAAGAATTAGAAACCTTGAATCAACCTTATAATCAGATTAACGCGATCGCGGCGCAAAAAACGGATACCGCTGGTCCTCTACAATTAAAATTAAGAGTGATGCAAGATGACAAAGTAATTTTAAGTCATTAA
- a CDS encoding DUF4126 domain-containing protein, whose translation MLTAILAILAISAAAGMRLALPLLIIGFIESESFWSNVPLLNRLDPQVILAILISWSLFELFGSKQLLGQRVLQLIQLALSPLVGLLLAVTVGQLADYEITQLWLVGISGGVLAFLLQLVQVGWFFRLKGIPPWVAVGEDILSILLVFYAFSAPEEGGLIAMMLVWIAIRSSTSWKKWHQQSRNHPQESKEKW comes from the coding sequence ATGTTAACTGCTATCTTAGCTATTCTCGCTATTTCCGCGGCTGCGGGAATGCGACTCGCTCTTCCTTTGCTTATTATTGGTTTTATCGAAAGCGAAAGTTTTTGGTCAAATGTCCCCCTTTTAAATCGGCTTGATCCACAAGTGATTTTAGCAATTTTAATTAGTTGGTCTTTATTTGAATTATTCGGTTCTAAACAATTATTAGGACAACGAGTTTTGCAACTCATTCAATTAGCATTAAGCCCACTGGTAGGGCTCTTATTGGCGGTGACAGTAGGACAACTTGCGGATTATGAGATTACGCAACTGTGGCTGGTTGGAATCAGTGGTGGTGTTTTGGCTTTTCTCTTACAACTGGTACAAGTCGGTTGGTTCTTCCGCTTAAAAGGAATTCCTCCTTGGGTCGCCGTTGGCGAAGATATTTTATCCATTTTACTTGTTTTTTATGCTTTTAGTGCGCCAGAAGAGGGAGGATTAATTGCAATGATGCTCGTTTGGATCGCCATTCGCAGTTCCACCAGTTGGAAAAAATGGCATCAGCAATCTCGAAATCATCCGCAAGAGTCTAAGGAGAAATGGTGA
- the ntcA gene encoding global nitrogen regulator NtcA — MNLFTTPETSLEDVFRQIGGGGITPVVENFDRGKTIFFPGDPAERVYFLLTGAVKLSRVYETGEEITVALLRENSIFGVLSLITGQHSDRFYHAVAFTPVELLSAPIEQAEIAFRENAQLSRLMLQGLSSRILQTEMMIETLAHRDMGSRLVSFLLILCRDFGQPSDQGIQIDLKLSHQAIAEAIGSTRVTVTRLLGELREEGMISIYKKKITVHNPVVLSQQFS; from the coding sequence ATGAACTTATTTACAACCCCAGAAACCTCCCTAGAAGATGTTTTCCGTCAAATTGGAGGCGGTGGCATTACCCCAGTGGTAGAGAACTTTGATCGCGGAAAAACCATCTTTTTTCCAGGTGATCCTGCCGAGCGCGTTTACTTTTTACTGACGGGGGCAGTTAAACTCTCCCGAGTCTATGAAACTGGAGAAGAGATAACAGTAGCCCTATTGCGGGAGAATAGCATTTTCGGGGTGTTATCCCTGATTACTGGTCAACACTCTGATCGCTTTTATCATGCGGTAGCCTTTACCCCTGTTGAACTTCTCTCCGCTCCCATTGAACAAGCAGAAATTGCCTTTCGAGAAAATGCACAGTTAAGCCGATTAATGCTGCAAGGGTTATCTTCTCGTATTCTCCAAACCGAAATGATGATTGAAACCCTAGCCCATCGCGATATGGGGTCGCGCTTAGTGAGTTTTCTGCTGATTTTATGTCGAGATTTTGGACAACCTTCCGATCAAGGTATTCAAATCGACTTAAAACTATCCCATCAGGCGATCGCGGAAGCAATTGGTTCGACTCGCGTTACAGTGACTCGTCTCCTCGGGGAATTACGAGAAGAAGGGATGATTTCTATTTACAAGAAAAAGATTACGGTGCATAATCCAGTCGTACTCAGTCAACAATTTTCCTAG
- a CDS encoding hybrid sensor histidine kinase/response regulator, which translates to MQPTQSQTPDRNQYLQNAKTNLETIERGLLNLSGVVRQPETLQRLHSAAESLNTGALIHEMETIQQIAQFFEDCFGVMRTASVVSDKHLENLLWQVFDTFQGLVEMHAMSEEPTEYTEGVEREVFKGLQPKLTEAKNYLQSRILHEEATVSELTPESDFFQQQVDAELKAMERIIEQENPSHYRTELKEHCQVLEQIGAQAQLPTWVKLLKTAQSAIAATENSVKTATECAIAEIREAQRLINKGQAYTIKPSQRLKAMSLQLSSPWDTQNYEDDDETYFDDFNEEDFSGAQASPMSSEGEELDEKATIADLDGIPETSDSEEYDFLQSLDLETDLWEEDSIDLDLPATIDHSDEHLELWDEQQTITEESTEWWNEQETALEDDGAEENLEQWLTEQSQPTDDDETFFEELFAEDQGNEDELWEEEIELEQETPAEDSEALNTDALWGSLNLEGLEADQETLIEEDNNPDQEWDELFEALEAEKQDAQSEKEAEEQEALSQLDALDDDDSEDHFSWSEQTFEPLEDLESIFANEGEKTFIQDQAEDSAFSEEEEDTFDQTYIQASPLEELRSAWDYYLGIEQLDSVIEAPAIAQSEEDFDLTALETSIEQAPALPQPEETQKETTPAQAAAPASRGGVSLFEQTIKVPVRLMDNLNNLIGELVVNRNSLEKDQERLRQFLDNLLEQVQNLNDLGVRMQDLYERSLLENSLLMSKSYSTNKMATAGNNHGDGSSSNSNSYDEEYNPLEMDRFSGFHLLSQEMIELIVRVRESTSDIEFLVDEVEQEARLFRQVTTQLQEGFTEARMVPFSQVADRLPRAVRDISLKLNKKAKLEVEGKDTLVDKMILEQLYDPMTHLVNNAITHGIESPEERQHFGKPETGTIKVEAHHQGNQSIISISDDGAGLDPVRIRRKAVEKGLISKAEASALPDIDIFDFIFHPGFSTKDKADDFAGRGVGMDVVRSSLSKLRGSINIDSSLGKGTTFTIGLPLTLSITTALCCKLNQSDLAFPMDGVEDKFETTKDNIKINQNGERFIRWQKSSTLLPFKPLSELLSYNRTLTRSNLFAAQAESDEMSIVVLRSTGNLVAVQVDQVLGQQEIVIKQLAGPIPKPLGIAGVTVTSDGSVMAIADVLELIDLFYGRVRKDVMNSMLAQQEQAAEQQAGDAEPMVLIVDDSITVRELLSMTFSKAGYRVEQARDGKDAWEKLRAGLACDMMFCDIEMPRMDGLELLSRVKEEERFADLPVGMLTSRGAERHRQMATRLGAKGYFTKPYLEEVLLDAAKRMLEGENLMDRKATSAASQS; encoded by the coding sequence ATGCAGCCAACCCAATCCCAAACCCCTGACCGAAACCAATATTTGCAGAACGCAAAAACGAATCTGGAAACCATTGAGCGTGGGCTACTGAACTTATCTGGTGTGGTGAGACAGCCAGAAACACTCCAGCGTCTTCATAGTGCTGCTGAGTCTCTGAATACAGGTGCGCTGATTCATGAAATGGAGACGATTCAACAGATTGCTCAGTTTTTTGAGGACTGTTTTGGGGTCATGCGCACCGCTTCCGTGGTCAGTGATAAACACTTGGAAAATTTATTGTGGCAAGTCTTTGATACTTTTCAAGGGTTGGTTGAGATGCACGCTATGTCGGAAGAACCCACAGAATACACTGAAGGTGTAGAGCGAGAAGTGTTTAAGGGACTCCAGCCGAAATTAACCGAAGCGAAAAACTACCTGCAATCTCGAATTTTACATGAGGAAGCAACGGTTAGTGAACTGACCCCAGAGAGTGACTTCTTCCAGCAGCAAGTGGATGCTGAGTTGAAAGCGATGGAAAGGATTATTGAGCAAGAAAATCCTTCTCATTACCGCACCGAATTGAAAGAGCATTGTCAGGTGTTGGAGCAAATTGGGGCGCAAGCGCAATTACCGACTTGGGTGAAACTGTTGAAAACTGCTCAAAGCGCGATCGCGGCAACGGAAAATTCAGTAAAAACTGCTACAGAATGCGCGATCGCGGAAATCAGAGAAGCCCAAAGGCTGATTAACAAAGGTCAAGCCTACACCATTAAACCCAGTCAGCGCTTAAAAGCAATGTCTTTGCAACTGTCTTCTCCTTGGGATACACAAAACTACGAGGATGACGACGAAACTTACTTTGATGATTTCAACGAGGAAGACTTTTCTGGCGCACAAGCCTCCCCAATGTCATCCGAGGGAGAAGAATTAGATGAAAAAGCAACCATTGCTGATTTAGATGGAATTCCCGAAACGAGCGACTCCGAAGAATACGATTTCTTGCAAAGCCTTGATCTCGAAACTGACTTGTGGGAGGAAGACAGCATTGACCTTGATCTTCCCGCTACCATTGATCATTCCGATGAACATCTCGAATTATGGGATGAACAACAAACGATTACTGAAGAGAGTACAGAATGGTGGAATGAACAAGAAACCGCTTTAGAAGACGATGGTGCAGAAGAAAATCTTGAGCAATGGCTGACTGAACAGAGTCAACCAACCGATGATGACGAGACATTCTTCGAGGAATTATTTGCTGAAGATCAAGGGAATGAAGACGAGTTGTGGGAAGAAGAAATTGAGTTAGAACAAGAGACTCCCGCCGAGGATTCGGAAGCATTGAACACTGATGCCTTATGGGGAAGTCTCAACTTAGAGGGCTTAGAAGCAGATCAAGAAACCTTGATTGAAGAAGATAACAATCCTGATCAGGAATGGGATGAACTGTTTGAGGCGTTAGAAGCGGAGAAACAAGACGCTCAAAGTGAAAAAGAAGCAGAGGAACAAGAAGCCCTCTCCCAACTAGATGCACTAGATGACGACGATTCCGAAGATCATTTCTCTTGGTCTGAACAAACCTTTGAACCCCTCGAAGATCTCGAATCCATTTTTGCCAATGAAGGAGAAAAAACCTTTATTCAAGATCAAGCAGAAGATTCCGCTTTCTCGGAAGAGGAAGAAGACACCTTTGACCAAACCTATATCCAAGCCTCACCTCTCGAAGAGTTGCGGTCTGCTTGGGATTATTACTTAGGGATCGAACAGTTAGACAGTGTCATTGAAGCCCCTGCGATCGCGCAGAGTGAGGAAGACTTTGATCTCACCGCCTTAGAAACTTCTATTGAACAAGCCCCAGCACTTCCCCAACCCGAGGAAACTCAGAAGGAAACAACACCAGCCCAAGCAGCAGCACCGGCTTCCCGAGGAGGAGTGTCTTTATTTGAACAAACGATTAAAGTTCCTGTTCGCCTCATGGATAACCTCAATAACTTAATTGGGGAGTTAGTTGTTAACCGCAATAGTCTCGAAAAAGACCAAGAACGCTTACGACAATTCTTAGATAATTTATTAGAACAGGTGCAAAACCTCAATGACTTGGGGGTGCGAATGCAAGACCTTTACGAGCGGTCGTTACTGGAAAACTCCCTGCTGATGAGTAAATCTTACAGTACCAATAAAATGGCAACAGCAGGGAACAACCATGGCGATGGCAGTAGTTCCAATTCCAACTCTTATGATGAGGAGTACAACCCCCTAGAAATGGACCGCTTTAGTGGCTTCCACTTGCTGTCTCAAGAAATGATTGAGTTGATCGTGCGAGTTCGCGAATCCACCTCTGATATTGAATTTTTAGTGGATGAAGTGGAACAAGAAGCACGACTGTTCCGCCAAGTGACGACACAATTACAAGAAGGCTTTACTGAAGCTCGCATGGTTCCCTTTTCTCAAGTCGCAGATCGCTTACCACGGGCGGTACGGGATATTTCCCTGAAATTAAATAAGAAAGCCAAACTGGAAGTGGAAGGGAAAGATACATTGGTGGATAAGATGATTCTGGAGCAACTCTATGATCCAATGACGCATTTAGTGAACAATGCGATTACTCATGGGATTGAGTCGCCAGAAGAACGTCAGCACTTTGGGAAACCAGAAACGGGAACAATTAAAGTGGAAGCCCATCACCAAGGGAATCAAAGTATTATTTCCATTTCTGATGATGGCGCTGGGCTCGATCCGGTACGAATTCGACGGAAAGCAGTAGAAAAAGGCTTAATTTCTAAAGCAGAAGCGAGCGCTCTCCCTGATATTGATATCTTTGACTTTATCTTTCATCCAGGATTTAGTACCAAGGATAAAGCTGATGACTTCGCAGGACGGGGTGTGGGAATGGATGTAGTGCGTTCTTCTTTGAGTAAACTACGGGGAAGTATTAATATTGACTCTTCCCTAGGGAAAGGAACGACATTTACCATTGGTTTACCCCTGACCTTAAGTATTACGACCGCCCTCTGTTGTAAATTGAATCAATCCGATCTGGCTTTCCCAATGGATGGGGTGGAAGACAAGTTTGAAACCACTAAAGACAATATCAAGATCAACCAAAACGGGGAACGCTTCATTCGCTGGCAAAAGAGTTCTACCTTACTCCCCTTTAAGCCCTTATCAGAACTCCTCTCCTATAATCGTACCCTCACTCGTAGTAATCTCTTTGCTGCTCAAGCAGAAAGTGATGAAATGTCGATTGTCGTTCTACGCAGTACCGGCAATTTAGTCGCTGTGCAAGTGGATCAAGTGCTGGGACAACAAGAAATTGTAATTAAACAACTCGCTGGTCCGATTCCCAAACCGTTAGGAATTGCTGGGGTTACGGTGACCTCGGATGGCAGTGTGATGGCGATTGCGGATGTTTTAGAATTAATTGACCTCTTCTACGGACGAGTCCGAAAAGATGTTATGAACTCCATGTTGGCGCAGCAAGAACAAGCAGCAGAACAACAAGCGGGTGACGCTGAACCAATGGTGTTGATTGTGGATGACTCGATTACAGTACGAGAACTCCTCTCGATGACTTTCTCCAAAGCGGGATATCGGGTTGAACAAGCCCGTGACGGTAAAGATGCTTGGGAAAAACTGCGAGCAGGTTTAGCTTGCGACATGATGTTCTGTGATATTGAAATGCCCCGAATGGACGGGTTAGAATTATTGTCTCGGGTAAAAGAAGAAGAGCGATTTGCCGATTTACCTGTGGGAATGCTAACCTCGCGGGGCGCGGAACGTCATCGTCAAATGGCAACTCGTCTCGGTGCAAAAGGATACTTTACCAAACCCTATCTGGAAGAGGTGTTGTTAGATGCAGCGAAACGGATGTTAGAAGGAGAAAATTTAATGGATCGTAAAGCAACCAGTGCTGCATCTCAGTCATGA
- a CDS encoding pre-16S rRNA-processing nuclease YqgF, with protein sequence MIIGFDPGRDKCGLALVQKTGTIIEHQVVNSEQALMMIQQWCEEESIQTLVMGNQTTSQQWRETLQGAFPNLPILMVDERNSTLEARDRYWEYYPPRGLMRLLPKGMRIPPRPIDDIVAILLVERSKLTSEKTGYLRNTPTSKEQRTKNKN encoded by the coding sequence ATGATTATAGGATTTGACCCTGGACGAGATAAATGTGGTTTAGCTTTAGTCCAAAAAACAGGAACAATTATTGAACATCAAGTTGTCAATTCAGAACAAGCGTTAATGATGATTCAACAATGGTGCGAGGAGGAGTCAATTCAAACATTGGTGATGGGAAACCAAACTACGTCTCAACAATGGCGAGAAACATTGCAAGGAGCATTTCCTAATCTTCCGATTCTGATGGTCGATGAGCGCAATAGTACCTTAGAAGCGCGCGATCGCTATTGGGAATACTATCCTCCTAGGGGATTGATGCGTTTGCTTCCTAAAGGAATGCGGATTCCCCCCCGTCCCATTGATGATATTGTTGCGATTTTATTAGTAGAACGGTCAAAGCTCACTTCAGAAAAAACAGGTTATTTGAGGAATACGCCAACGAGCAAGGAACAACGAACCAAGAACAAAAATTAA
- a CDS encoding SpoIID/LytB domain-containing protein — MTQKNYFGYKQRLSSCNRAMRRGVRVSLIALLGAFSLFTPTSVRSEPFPIEVGIVQRFGEELSDEMTLTSPNETPLTVTVKNDGTTETLKTDRVTLEIKAAPLAKPKVRERVILSDHATFESAETSAQIWAKRGIITEVTQPGRWQVWAKSEVYHSPLLRRFLLESLQREGYNRPYLETEVLEEVVEVSFLLDGKRYTPETLEIHHESEQLYVKASDVPRRLYPGHLHLQPNSYGNYTLVNIVPIESYLRGVVPHEIGPNAPLEAVKAQAIIARTYALRNLHRFQADDYEICANTHCQVYWGLSDTNARSDRAIQETSQQILSYQGNLVDALYSSTTGGVTAFFSDIWDGQQRPYLRSVVDSPQPVWDLDKRPLSEEENFRAFIKQQQGFNETGSRAFRWEKQSSIEQLTEDLQTYLERIKHPLAEKIDNIEEMTVTARSRSGRILQMDVQTDQGPIILKKTEVRSAFGPPRSTLFYVDPVRDDNGELEAYQFIGGGFGHGVGLSQIGAHHLAKQGWSAQDILYFYYPDTEILLLDEVSDSSHQ, encoded by the coding sequence ATGACTCAAAAAAATTACTTTGGCTACAAACAACGTTTATCAAGTTGCAACCGCGCCATGAGGCGAGGGGTTAGGGTTTCATTAATCGCCTTACTCGGCGCATTTAGCCTCTTTACACCGACCTCAGTTCGCAGCGAACCCTTTCCCATTGAAGTGGGAATTGTTCAACGGTTTGGGGAGGAATTAAGTGACGAGATGACTTTGACCAGTCCCAATGAAACCCCCTTAACGGTCACTGTCAAAAATGACGGTACGACGGAAACCTTAAAAACCGATCGCGTCACTTTGGAAATTAAAGCAGCCCCCTTAGCTAAGCCAAAAGTAAGAGAACGGGTGATTTTAAGTGATCATGCCACATTTGAGAGTGCGGAAACCAGTGCCCAAATATGGGCAAAACGGGGGATTATTACAGAAGTCACACAGCCAGGTCGTTGGCAAGTGTGGGCAAAATCAGAAGTTTATCACTCTCCTCTATTGCGACGCTTTTTATTAGAAAGTCTGCAACGAGAAGGGTATAACCGCCCCTATCTGGAAACTGAGGTTTTAGAAGAAGTGGTAGAAGTGTCTTTTCTCTTAGACGGAAAACGCTATACTCCCGAAACCCTAGAGATTCACCATGAAAGCGAACAACTCTATGTCAAGGCGAGTGATGTCCCCCGTCGGCTTTATCCAGGACATTTACACCTACAACCGAATTCTTATGGCAATTATACGCTGGTGAATATTGTCCCCATTGAGTCTTATTTGCGGGGCGTTGTCCCCCATGAAATTGGACCCAATGCCCCCTTAGAAGCAGTAAAAGCCCAAGCGATTATTGCCCGAACCTATGCCTTGCGAAATCTCCATCGCTTTCAGGCTGATGATTATGAAATTTGTGCCAATACTCATTGTCAGGTCTATTGGGGATTGAGTGATACCAATGCCCGCAGCGATCGCGCGATCCAAGAAACCAGCCAACAGATCCTTAGCTATCAAGGAAACCTCGTTGATGCCCTCTATTCTTCCACAACGGGGGGAGTAACTGCCTTTTTTAGTGATATTTGGGATGGTCAACAACGCCCTTATTTACGCTCCGTGGTTGATTCTCCGCAACCCGTGTGGGATTTAGACAAACGTCCCCTCAGTGAGGAAGAGAATTTTCGGGCTTTTATCAAGCAGCAGCAAGGGTTTAATGAAACGGGAAGCCGAGCCTTTCGCTGGGAAAAACAAAGCAGTATTGAGCAGTTGACAGAAGACTTGCAAACGTATTTAGAGCGCATTAAGCATCCCCTCGCCGAAAAAATCGATAACATTGAGGAGATGACAGTGACAGCGCGATCGCGCTCGGGTCGGATTTTACAAATGGATGTTCAGACCGATCAAGGCCCCATTATCTTGAAAAAAACAGAAGTCCGCAGTGCCTTTGGCCCCCCTCGCAGTACCCTCTTTTATGTTGATCCAGTCCGCGACGACAACGGAGAATTGGAAGCCTATCAGTTTATTGGCGGTGGCTTTGGACATGGCGTTGGCTTAAGTCAAATTGGAGCACACCACCTCGCCAAACAGGGCTGGTCAGCACAAGACATCCTCTACTTTTATTATCCAGACACTGAGATTCTGCTGTTGGATGAAGTGAGTGATAGCAGTCACCAGTGA